The following are encoded in a window of Haloarcula halophila genomic DNA:
- a CDS encoding MFS transporter has product MGRSVPERSGSRTVVLAVIASTFFVGFGGGVVFPILPNLGALLGISPFVVGLILSANRITRIVANAPAGSLTDRAGTRTPFVVGLFVEGLATMGYVVALNASAPAPVFLLARVLWGIGSALVFATAYTIAADVSTADTRGANMGVVRGGITLGFPVGLLLGGIVSDLYSVTAAFVLAAGFAMLAGGIAYRLVPETHVDGTRGNVAPWEIERSATTLTVGLVNFGLYFAYLGALFSTLVLLVDARDLLIWGYGPQGTSGLFMGLTVAAASVFMLGGGKLSDGDSGRLPVLLAFLAVSFAGFVALVFAQSLSVLALSCLFIGAGQGGTSGPLIALLADLTPAERMGRATATNNVLGDFGGALGPLVSLPVVDTLGFVPVYVTCAVVPLAAAVLLVGSIYGETGALSSLVENAPPE; this is encoded by the coding sequence ATGGGCCGATCCGTCCCCGAGCGTAGCGGTTCGCGGACCGTCGTCCTGGCGGTCATCGCGAGCACCTTCTTCGTGGGCTTCGGCGGGGGCGTCGTCTTCCCGATCCTGCCGAACCTGGGCGCGTTGCTCGGTATCTCGCCGTTCGTGGTCGGACTCATCCTCAGCGCCAACCGGATCACGCGCATCGTCGCCAACGCTCCGGCGGGGTCGCTCACCGACCGCGCCGGAACGCGGACGCCGTTCGTCGTCGGGCTGTTCGTCGAGGGGCTGGCGACGATGGGCTACGTCGTCGCGCTCAACGCCAGCGCACCTGCGCCGGTGTTCCTCCTGGCACGAGTGCTGTGGGGGATCGGCAGCGCGCTCGTGTTCGCGACGGCCTACACGATCGCCGCCGACGTCAGTACTGCCGACACCCGCGGAGCGAACATGGGCGTCGTCCGTGGCGGGATCACGCTGGGGTTCCCGGTGGGGCTGTTGCTGGGCGGGATCGTCAGCGACCTCTACAGCGTGACCGCGGCGTTCGTCCTGGCGGCCGGATTCGCTATGCTCGCCGGGGGGATCGCCTACCGGCTGGTCCCGGAGACACACGTCGACGGAACGCGGGGGAACGTCGCTCCCTGGGAGATCGAACGGAGCGCGACGACGTTGACCGTCGGACTCGTCAACTTCGGCCTCTACTTCGCGTATCTGGGCGCGCTGTTCTCGACGCTCGTGTTGCTCGTCGACGCCAGGGACCTGCTGATCTGGGGGTACGGCCCACAGGGGACATCGGGGCTGTTCATGGGACTGACCGTCGCCGCCGCGTCGGTGTTCATGCTGGGCGGCGGGAAACTCAGCGACGGCGATTCCGGTCGCCTCCCGGTCCTCCTGGCCTTTCTCGCGGTCTCGTTCGCCGGCTTCGTCGCGCTCGTGTTCGCTCAGTCGCTGTCGGTCCTGGCGTTGTCCTGTCTGTTCATCGGAGCCGGACAGGGCGGGACCAGCGGCCCATTGATCGCGCTGCTCGCCGATCTCACGCCAGCCGAGCGGATGGGCCGGGCGACCGCGACGAACAACGTCCTGGGCGATTTCGGCGGTGCGCTCGGGCCGCTGGTGTCGCTACCCGTCGTGGATACGCTCGGCTTCGTCCCGGTGTACGTCACCTGCGCCGTCGTTCCCCTGGCGGCCGCGGTACTGCTGGTCGGCAGTATCTACGGCGAGACCGGTGCGCTCTCGTCCCTGGTCGAGAACGCACCGCCGGAGTAG
- a CDS encoding NUDIX domain-containing protein — translation MAEEERIPDEEWRTIVGNVPLVSVDLVVRHEGSIALGKRENDPAKGEWFVPGGTVRKHEGLEDAVHRIAEEELGVAVEIERRLGVYEHFYDVADADVDDGKHYVPIGYLVTADSRATETDDQHADIRWEPIPVDAGDLHPYVRAYLVDAGVATDAA, via the coding sequence ATGGCAGAGGAAGAACGGATTCCCGACGAAGAGTGGCGGACGATCGTCGGGAACGTCCCGCTGGTCTCGGTCGATCTGGTCGTTCGACACGAGGGTTCGATCGCGCTCGGCAAGCGAGAGAACGACCCCGCGAAAGGCGAGTGGTTCGTCCCCGGCGGGACCGTCCGGAAACACGAGGGACTCGAGGACGCAGTCCATCGGATCGCCGAGGAAGAACTCGGCGTCGCGGTGGAGATCGAGCGCCGACTGGGCGTCTACGAGCACTTCTACGACGTGGCCGACGCCGACGTCGACGACGGGAAACACTACGTCCCGATCGGCTACCTAGTGACAGCGGACTCGCGAGCGACAGAGACCGACGACCAACACGCCGACATCCGCTGGGAGCCGATCCCGGTCGATGCCGGTGACCTCCACCCGTACGTTCGCGCGTATCTCGTCGACGCCGGCGTCGCCACCGACGCGGCGTAG
- the asd gene encoding aspartate-semialdehyde dehydrogenase, whose product MTVRVGLLGATGAVGQRLIQLLDPHPEFEIAALTASEESAGKSYREAAKWRVEAPIPEAVAQMEVGATTPEDVPDDVSLIFSSLPSSVGAEVEPDFCEAGYVVSSNSSNGRMDPDVPLTIPEVNPEHVDLIEVQRDERGWDGALLKNPNCSTITMVPPLEALDRAFGLTDVRVSTLQAVSGAGYSGVSSMEIIDNAIPHIGGEEQKMETESRKLLGEFDGAEVRLHDMDVAASCNRIPTLDGHLENVWADTAEDVTADAAADAMDEVTGVDLSSSPEHLIKVFEEPDRPQPRLDRNTEGGMGVAVGGFRETTDGVQFNCLAHNTMRGAAGASILNGELLLQNGYL is encoded by the coding sequence ATGACTGTACGCGTCGGTCTACTCGGAGCGACTGGGGCTGTCGGACAGCGACTAATCCAACTGCTCGACCCCCACCCCGAGTTCGAGATCGCTGCACTGACAGCCAGTGAGGAAAGCGCTGGCAAGAGCTACCGCGAGGCCGCGAAGTGGCGCGTCGAAGCGCCCATCCCCGAGGCAGTCGCCCAGATGGAGGTCGGCGCGACAACACCGGAGGACGTGCCCGACGACGTCTCGCTGATCTTCTCCTCGCTTCCCTCCAGTGTCGGTGCCGAGGTCGAACCCGACTTCTGTGAAGCGGGCTACGTCGTCTCCTCGAACTCCTCGAACGGCCGGATGGACCCCGACGTCCCGCTGACGATCCCCGAGGTCAACCCCGAACACGTCGACCTCATCGAGGTCCAGCGCGACGAGCGCGGCTGGGACGGCGCACTCCTGAAGAACCCTAACTGCTCGACGATCACGATGGTTCCGCCGCTGGAGGCGCTGGACCGCGCGTTCGGCCTGACCGACGTGCGCGTCTCGACGCTGCAGGCGGTCTCCGGTGCGGGCTATTCCGGCGTCTCATCGATGGAGATCATCGACAACGCCATCCCTCACATCGGGGGCGAGGAACAGAAGATGGAGACCGAGTCCCGGAAACTGCTCGGCGAGTTCGACGGCGCGGAGGTCCGTCTCCACGACATGGACGTGGCCGCGTCCTGTAACCGCATCCCGACGCTGGACGGCCACCTGGAGAACGTCTGGGCCGACACCGCAGAAGACGTCACTGCCGACGCGGCGGCGGACGCGATGGACGAGGTCACCGGCGTCGACCTCTCGTCCTCGCCCGAACACCTGATCAAAGTCTTCGAGGAACCCGACCGACCCCAGCCCCGCCTGGACCGCAACACCGAGGGCGGCATGGGCGTCGCCGTGGGTGGGTTCCGCGAGACGACCGACGGCGTGCAGTTCAACTGCCTCGCGCACAACACGATGCGGGGGGCCGCCGGCGCGAGTATCCTCAACGGCGAACTCCTCCTGCAGAACGGCTATCTGTAG
- a CDS encoding alpha/beta hydrolase — protein sequence MRQPEPAETLTVTRDLPFHETDRGTLRLDVVEPTDVTGPLPVVVLVRGGGFHVGDKGEFARQAMDFAAEGYVAIEPQYRLAPDAQFPAPVVDVKAAIEWVRSEGERFGADPSSVSLVGHSAGANLVAMAGVTQNDPAFEPEAYPGASSAVDAVVGYAGIYDFLAAARQREDDPDPDERVDVGYLGAAATDDPERAELASPTSHVDTDAPPTLLVHGTDDEVVPAPQSELFHELLEPVTDAELELREEDHAFPFHGHCYDSVFERSRDFLGKHA from the coding sequence ATGCGACAGCCAGAGCCCGCGGAGACGCTGACGGTCACCCGGGACCTCCCGTTTCACGAGACGGACCGGGGGACACTCCGTCTCGACGTTGTGGAACCGACAGACGTGACCGGACCGCTCCCGGTCGTCGTCCTCGTCCGTGGTGGCGGATTCCACGTGGGCGACAAAGGCGAGTTCGCCCGCCAAGCCATGGACTTCGCCGCCGAGGGGTACGTCGCCATCGAACCGCAGTACCGCCTCGCCCCGGACGCACAGTTCCCCGCGCCGGTCGTCGACGTGAAGGCAGCCATCGAGTGGGTCCGCAGCGAGGGCGAGCGGTTCGGCGCGGACCCGAGCAGCGTCTCGCTGGTCGGTCACTCCGCCGGCGCGAACCTGGTCGCGATGGCCGGAGTCACGCAGAACGACCCCGCGTTCGAACCCGAAGCCTACCCCGGCGCGTCCTCGGCGGTCGACGCCGTCGTGGGCTACGCCGGCATCTACGACTTCCTGGCGGCGGCTCGACAGCGCGAGGACGATCCCGACCCGGACGAACGGGTCGACGTCGGCTACCTCGGTGCGGCGGCGACAGACGACCCCGAGCGGGCCGAACTGGCCTCGCCGACGAGCCACGTCGACACGGACGCCCCGCCGACGCTGTTGGTCCACGGGACCGACGACGAGGTCGTCCCCGCCCCCCAGTCGGAACTGTTCCACGAACTGCTGGAACCGGTGACAGACGCCGAACTCGAACTCCGCGAGGAGGACCACGCGTTCCCGTTTCACGGCCACTGCTACGACAGCGTGTTCGAGCGCAGCCGGGACTTCCTGGGGAAACACGCCTGA
- a CDS encoding 4Fe-4S dicluster domain-containing protein has translation MAIDPEFEENRDIVEQHDGHNVWGPVEEPDTLGIHGTHVAVDFDICLADGACLEDCPVDVFEWVDTPDHPESEIKADPAHEDQCIDCMLCVDVCPVDAIDVDPGRAGRI, from the coding sequence ATGGCCATCGACCCCGAGTTCGAGGAGAACCGCGACATCGTGGAACAGCACGACGGCCACAACGTCTGGGGACCCGTCGAAGAGCCCGACACACTGGGGATTCACGGCACACACGTCGCCGTCGACTTCGACATCTGTCTGGCCGACGGTGCCTGTCTGGAGGACTGCCCGGTCGACGTCTTCGAGTGGGTCGACACGCCCGACCACCCCGAGAGCGAGATCAAGGCCGACCCCGCCCACGAGGACCAGTGTATCGACTGTATGCTCTGTGTCGACGTCTGTCCGGTCGACGCCATCGACGTCGACCCCGGTCGCGCCGGCCGTATCTGA
- a CDS encoding electron transfer flavoprotein subunit beta/FixA family protein — translation MHTVVLTKGVPDFREGQVSFDEDGHLERGKTPTVMNPNDKHALRAAFQTKVRNGGHVSLMSMGPPGYKEVLQEGMRDVYADDLYLLSDREMGAADTWATAMTVATGLQQLENEPDLVFAGFKTADGETGHTGPQTAWCLDWPTITHAISLDIDEAERRVRAKRLVDGDVSEIETVEAPMPCFVVADPEFEPTYRKASHRLKHKDLREETRARAENYEDHVTVWDHEDLNLDPDYIGLDGSPTIVAGVDPIPKAPSEREATHVEAGDDAGMEQVLDELTPFAAGD, via the coding sequence ATGCACACAGTAGTTCTGACGAAGGGCGTCCCCGACTTCCGGGAGGGGCAGGTCTCCTTCGACGAGGACGGCCACCTCGAACGAGGGAAGACGCCGACGGTGATGAACCCGAACGACAAGCACGCGCTCCGTGCGGCGTTCCAGACGAAGGTCCGCAACGGCGGGCACGTCTCCCTGATGAGTATGGGGCCGCCGGGCTACAAGGAGGTGTTACAGGAGGGGATGCGTGACGTCTACGCCGACGACCTCTATCTGCTCTCGGACCGGGAGATGGGGGCGGCAGACACCTGGGCGACGGCGATGACCGTCGCGACCGGTCTCCAGCAGCTGGAAAACGAACCCGACCTCGTGTTCGCCGGGTTCAAGACCGCCGACGGGGAGACCGGCCACACCGGGCCACAGACCGCCTGGTGTCTCGACTGGCCGACGATCACACACGCCATCTCGCTTGACATCGACGAGGCGGAGCGCCGGGTCCGGGCGAAACGGCTCGTCGACGGCGACGTCTCCGAGATCGAGACCGTCGAGGCCCCGATGCCGTGTTTTGTCGTCGCAGACCCCGAGTTCGAACCGACCTACCGGAAGGCCAGCCACCGGCTGAAACACAAGGACCTCCGCGAGGAGACCCGGGCGCGGGCCGAGAACTACGAGGACCACGTGACCGTCTGGGATCACGAGGATCTCAACCTCGACCCGGACTACATCGGGCTGGACGGCTCCCCGACCATCGTCGCCGGCGTCGACCCGATCCCGAAAGCCCCCTCCGAGCGGGAGGCAACTCACGTCGAGGCCGGCGACGACGCCGGGATGGAACAGGTACTGGACGAACTGACGCCGTTTGCGGCAGGTGACTGA
- a CDS encoding electron transfer flavoprotein subunit alpha/FixB family protein, translated as MVEIDPTEHEIAELGPKIKDVDDADELREMRSLEEAGEDRVPVKTLIQSRIDKLEDEGDDEIDPQTVDLSELTVADIANLVRDVDDGDVLRDMLDREQEGKNRKTAISRIESRIESVEGSDDEDGEVGEVEYVPPEEKYPDLDHPTNDKQWVEGTVGAEYRDMWVYCETQAGELVDVSKEMLGKARQLMDQYNEEYEADERVVAVLIGADASDHVEDVIAYGADLVVYHEDERLDRFRHKPYTAIFCDMARAGGELAAGGREAVDWKDYHEPRYTLFPATNNGRDLSALVQGELDSGLASDCSGLYIDEAMISNPAKTGKAGDKKEFERVLHMKRPDFSGFEYSTILCIDKPNRDFHPQGASVIPGSFEIPEPDPEREAEVVDYEMTLDDDWFLVEVTEFDRLSGGVDLTGNEVVVAVGRGIGDDPTKGVELALDLVDAFDEADLGLSRGVITSSYSFDGHVEQYITEERQIGESGQEVQPDVYIAAGISGAIQHKVGCDESDTIVAINTNADADIADFSDYVIEGDLFEVLPRLTEAVERGELAAAVEASDD; from the coding sequence ATGGTCGAGATCGACCCCACAGAACACGAGATCGCCGAACTCGGACCGAAGATCAAAGACGTGGACGACGCCGACGAACTCCGGGAGATGCGCTCCCTGGAGGAAGCCGGCGAGGATCGGGTCCCAGTCAAGACACTGATCCAGAGTCGCATCGACAAACTCGAAGACGAGGGCGACGACGAGATCGACCCCCAGACCGTCGACCTCTCGGAGTTGACCGTCGCCGACATCGCGAACCTGGTCCGGGACGTCGACGACGGCGACGTGCTCCGGGATATGCTCGACCGGGAGCAGGAGGGGAAGAACCGCAAGACGGCCATCTCTCGGATCGAGAGCCGGATCGAGTCGGTCGAAGGCAGCGACGACGAGGACGGCGAGGTCGGCGAAGTCGAGTACGTCCCGCCCGAGGAGAAGTATCCCGACTTGGACCATCCGACCAACGACAAGCAGTGGGTCGAGGGGACCGTCGGCGCCGAGTACCGGGACATGTGGGTCTACTGTGAGACCCAGGCCGGCGAACTCGTCGACGTCTCGAAGGAGATGCTCGGCAAGGCCCGCCAACTGATGGACCAGTACAACGAGGAGTACGAGGCGGACGAGCGGGTCGTCGCTGTCCTGATCGGTGCCGACGCCAGCGACCACGTCGAGGACGTGATCGCCTACGGCGCGGATCTGGTGGTCTACCACGAGGACGAGCGACTCGACCGGTTCCGACACAAGCCCTATACGGCGATCTTCTGTGACATGGCCCGGGCAGGGGGCGAGTTGGCAGCCGGGGGACGTGAGGCGGTCGACTGGAAGGACTACCACGAACCCCGTTACACCCTCTTTCCGGCGACGAACAACGGCCGGGACCTCTCGGCGCTGGTCCAGGGGGAACTCGACTCCGGGCTGGCCTCGGACTGTTCGGGGCTGTACATCGATGAGGCGATGATCTCGAACCCGGCCAAAACCGGGAAGGCCGGCGACAAGAAGGAGTTCGAACGCGTCCTGCACATGAAGCGGCCGGACTTCTCCGGGTTCGAGTACTCGACGATCCTCTGTATCGACAAGCCCAACCGTGACTTCCACCCGCAGGGCGCGTCGGTGATTCCGGGCAGTTTCGAGATTCCGGAGCCGGACCCCGAGCGGGAGGCCGAGGTGGTCGACTACGAGATGACTCTCGACGACGACTGGTTCCTCGTCGAGGTCACCGAGTTCGACCGGCTCTCGGGCGGTGTCGACCTCACCGGGAACGAGGTCGTCGTCGCCGTCGGCCGGGGCATCGGCGACGATCCCACGAAGGGCGTCGAACTGGCGCTGGATCTCGTCGACGCCTTCGACGAGGCCGACTTGGGGCTCTCGCGGGGGGTCATCACCTCCTCGTATTCGTTCGACGGCCACGTCGAGCAGTACATCACCGAGGAGCGCCAGATCGGCGAGTCCGGCCAGGAGGTCCAGCCGGACGTCTACATCGCCGCGGGCATCTCCGGGGCGATCCAGCACAAGGTCGGCTGTGACGAGTCCGACACGATCGTCGCGATCAACACCAACGCGGACGCCGACATCGCGGACTTCTCGGACTACGTGATCGAGGGCGACCTCTTCGAGGTCCTCCCCCGACTCACCGAGGCCGTCGAGCGCGGTGAACTGGCCGCGGCCGTGGAGGCCAGCGATGACTGA
- a CDS encoding FAD-dependent oxidoreductase produces the protein MTEYESYEAVVVGCGPGGAAAAATLARNGVETLVLERGVDAGSKNVSGGLIYAEESAPYTIDSLFPDFREQASERPVTENYIHNIAGKQVKSFDIGDLHHHDTEWADSVLRRTMDSWLAQRVHELTRETGGGLLTEVRVTGLFRERGEIVGVTCEEIDPIEADIVVAADGVNSELARDAGLMDWDDPEEWFQGVKAVVEMEPETINDRFDIGDDEGVAHLFSGDLFDGVRGGGFLYTNEASLSIGTVFHLDSIAEEEAEPHELLDGLLTHPLLAQWLGDDYEELEYSAKLVPDSKKVAHTSPHRDRLVFVGDAAGQMQAQGPIIKGMNHAVTAGALAAEAFTEARTRGDPHAAGDRYEQKLHDEGVMDKLRPTSYNVVGKLGEVGPIDDLSNAIADSAVGRFGVRAAGGLLERAYASPTLVSMIPDTKLPYVTLPTVIAEELGDYVTDENTVEPPELDDRIGDLTYDVGDPHIELVDNSFEASGTAVTACPVSAKEFGGGCYRDELVQTNGHEEHLVSLDTQPCVECGTCAVVADTDWEHPAGGKGVDYTQG, from the coding sequence ATGACTGAGTACGAGTCTTACGAGGCCGTCGTCGTCGGCTGTGGTCCCGGCGGGGCCGCGGCCGCGGCGACGCTCGCACGCAACGGCGTCGAGACCCTCGTCTTGGAACGGGGCGTCGACGCCGGGTCGAAGAACGTCTCGGGCGGGCTCATCTACGCCGAGGAGTCCGCGCCCTACACGATCGACAGTCTGTTTCCCGACTTTCGTGAGCAGGCCAGCGAGCGCCCGGTGACGGAGAACTACATCCACAACATCGCCGGCAAGCAGGTCAAATCCTTCGACATCGGCGACCTGCACCACCACGACACCGAGTGGGCCGACTCGGTGTTGCGCCGGACGATGGACTCCTGGCTCGCCCAGCGGGTCCACGAACTCACCCGCGAGACGGGGGGCGGTCTCCTGACGGAGGTACGGGTCACCGGGCTGTTTCGCGAGCGCGGCGAGATCGTCGGTGTCACCTGTGAGGAGATCGATCCCATCGAGGCCGACATCGTCGTCGCCGCCGATGGGGTCAACTCCGAACTCGCACGCGATGCGGGGCTGATGGACTGGGACGACCCCGAGGAGTGGTTCCAGGGCGTCAAAGCCGTCGTCGAGATGGAGCCCGAGACGATCAACGACCGGTTCGACATCGGTGACGACGAGGGGGTCGCTCACCTGTTCTCGGGCGACCTCTTCGACGGCGTCCGCGGCGGTGGCTTCCTCTACACCAACGAGGCGTCGCTCTCGATCGGGACCGTCTTCCACCTGGACTCGATCGCCGAGGAGGAGGCCGAACCCCACGAACTACTCGACGGCCTGCTGACCCACCCGCTGCTGGCCCAGTGGCTCGGCGACGACTACGAGGAACTGGAGTACAGCGCGAAACTCGTCCCGGACTCGAAGAAGGTGGCTCACACCTCGCCCCACCGTGATCGGCTGGTCTTCGTCGGCGACGCCGCCGGCCAGATGCAGGCCCAGGGACCGATCATCAAGGGGATGAACCACGCCGTGACAGCCGGCGCCCTGGCCGCCGAGGCGTTCACCGAGGCTCGGACACGGGGAGACCCCCACGCCGCCGGCGACCGCTACGAGCAGAAACTACACGACGAGGGCGTGATGGACAAGCTCCGGCCGACGAGCTACAACGTCGTCGGGAAACTCGGGGAGGTCGGACCCATCGACGATCTCTCGAACGCTATCGCCGACTCCGCGGTCGGCCGGTTCGGCGTCCGCGCGGCCGGTGGCCTGCTCGAACGGGCCTACGCCTCGCCGACGCTGGTCTCGATGATCCCCGACACCAAACTGCCCTACGTCACCCTCCCGACCGTCATCGCGGAGGAACTGGGCGACTACGTCACCGACGAGAACACGGTCGAACCGCCGGAACTGGACGACCGCATCGGCGACCTGACCTACGACGTGGGCGACCCCCACATCGAACTGGTCGACAACTCCTTCGAGGCCTCCGGGACGGCCGTGACGGCCTGTCCGGTCAGCGCCAAGGAGTTCGGCGGGGGCTGTTACCGCGACGAACTGGTCCAGACGAACGGTCACGAGGAACACCTCGTGAGTCTGGACACCCAGCCTTGCGTCGAGTGTGGCACCTGCGCCGTCGTCGCCGACACCGACTGGGAACACCCCGCCGGCGGGAAGGGCGTCGACTACACGCAGGGATGA
- a CDS encoding GNAT family N-acetyltransferase, whose translation MELTEPLQFDHADRKDIYEYVESHGSVDPEEARRALRMEAHPFGHHVAIMKRDGVLTEADGELRIAYEGSGEEEFEADDVEYTIRQARQEDLTGLVGAIRAAIGSGEYVDAETVADVIDTEGVLLRHNELESRIFFVACIDNDVIGWVHLKHPEIAKRNHTAELTLGVLAQYRGNGIGSRLLTRGTDWARDHGYEKLYNSVPSSNENAIEFLEVHGWETEAVREDHYKIDGEYADEVMLAKSL comes from the coding sequence ATGGAGTTGACTGAACCGCTGCAGTTCGACCACGCCGATCGGAAAGACATCTACGAGTACGTCGAGTCACACGGCTCGGTCGACCCCGAGGAGGCACGCAGAGCCCTCCGGATGGAAGCCCACCCGTTCGGACACCACGTCGCGATCATGAAACGCGACGGCGTGCTCACGGAGGCAGACGGGGAACTCCGCATCGCCTACGAGGGCAGCGGCGAGGAGGAGTTCGAGGCCGACGACGTGGAGTATACGATCCGGCAGGCCCGTCAGGAGGATCTGACCGGCCTCGTCGGGGCGATCCGCGCGGCGATCGGGAGCGGCGAGTACGTCGACGCCGAGACGGTCGCCGACGTGATCGACACCGAGGGCGTCCTGTTGCGGCACAACGAACTGGAGTCACGCATCTTCTTCGTCGCCTGCATCGACAACGACGTGATCGGCTGGGTCCACCTCAAACATCCCGAGATCGCCAAACGCAACCACACCGCCGAACTCACGCTGGGCGTGCTCGCACAGTACCGGGGGAACGGTATCGGGTCGCGACTGTTGACCCGCGGCACCGACTGGGCCAGGGACCACGGCTACGAGAAACTGTACAACTCCGTCCCTTCATCGAACGAGAACGCGATCGAGTTCCTCGAAGTCCACGGCTGGGAGACTGAAGCGGTGCGTGAGGACCACTACAAGATCGACGGTGAGTACGCCGACGAGGTGATGCTCGCCAAGTCGCTCTAG
- a CDS encoding DUF456 domain-containing protein codes for MPVLGFETTLLVLAFVLLVAGVVGSLVPQVPGAPLSLAGVYVYWVGTGMSDPGIVVLAALTMIGAFTWLVDFAGGAVAARVGGASTKTAVAAGLVGLVLFFVTGPLGILLGVAITVFALEFYRQEDARKGLKAALVTTVGMLASGIVQALLTGSMLVAMLGVALL; via the coding sequence CTGCCGGTCCTCGGTTTCGAGACGACACTCCTCGTGCTCGCGTTCGTCTTGCTGGTCGCCGGTGTCGTCGGGAGTCTCGTGCCACAGGTCCCCGGAGCGCCCCTCTCGCTCGCCGGCGTCTACGTCTACTGGGTCGGAACCGGGATGAGCGACCCCGGGATCGTCGTCCTCGCGGCCCTCACGATGATCGGTGCGTTCACCTGGCTCGTCGACTTCGCCGGCGGCGCGGTCGCTGCCCGGGTCGGGGGTGCCTCGACGAAGACGGCCGTCGCCGCCGGGCTCGTGGGCCTGGTACTGTTTTTCGTGACCGGTCCGCTCGGCATCCTGTTGGGCGTCGCGATCACTGTCTTCGCCCTGGAGTTCTACCGCCAGGAGGACGCCCGCAAGGGTCTCAAGGCCGCGCTGGTCACCACTGTCGGTATGCTGGCCTCCGGGATCGTCCAGGCACTGCTCACCGGATCGATGCTGGTGGCGATGCTGGGCGTCGCGCTCCTATGA